The Stratiformator vulcanicus genome has a segment encoding these proteins:
- a CDS encoding serine/threonine protein kinase translates to MSDERIGDYVLGTVLGRGTVGTVYRAVHHKTGEAVALKVLLPQVSEDEDIVARFNREIEILERLSHPNVIALHSWGRHKGQLYYTMELVEGGTLKQLLRNKISLQWQDAVEIGWQVCSALQHLHNHGVIHRDLKPANLFFADDGTVKLGDFGIALDTGATELTQSGLTVGTYMYMSPEQIRGERAIGPKTDIYALGCLIYEMVTGRPPFQGENFAQIFDQHLQTPPPPISIYDPSIPEELDDLVQLMLKKNPEKRPFNARTVQGMLAEVTMKWDESNGKRESKRKSRQKPDIWAIERRKPILAELIRETRPADVRTPSWLMIAVIVLVAILLATLGQFVS, encoded by the coding sequence ATGAGCGACGAGCGCATTGGTGACTACGTGCTGGGGACCGTTTTGGGCCGCGGCACCGTGGGGACGGTCTATCGGGCGGTCCACCACAAAACGGGCGAGGCGGTGGCGCTCAAGGTCCTGCTGCCGCAGGTCTCCGAAGATGAAGACATCGTCGCGAGGTTCAACCGCGAGATCGAAATCCTTGAGAGGCTCAGTCACCCGAACGTGATCGCCCTCCACAGTTGGGGCCGCCACAAGGGGCAGCTTTACTACACGATGGAACTCGTCGAGGGAGGCACGCTCAAGCAACTGCTCCGCAATAAGATCAGCCTGCAGTGGCAGGACGCCGTCGAGATCGGCTGGCAGGTCTGCAGCGCCCTGCAGCACCTGCATAATCACGGCGTGATCCATCGCGACTTGAAACCGGCCAACCTGTTCTTCGCCGACGACGGCACGGTCAAACTCGGCGACTTCGGCATCGCCCTCGATACCGGGGCGACCGAGCTGACGCAAAGCGGCCTGACCGTCGGAACTTACATGTATATGTCGCCGGAGCAGATCCGCGGCGAGCGGGCGATCGGCCCGAAGACCGACATCTACGCCCTCGGCTGTCTGATTTACGAAATGGTGACCGGGCGGCCGCCGTTTCAGGGCGAGAATTTCGCCCAAATCTTCGACCAGCACCTGCAAACGCCGCCGCCTCCCATTTCAATTTACGACCCGTCGATCCCCGAAGAACTCGACGACCTCGTGCAGTTGATGCTGAAGAAGAACCCGGAGAAACGGCCCTTCAACGCGCGAACCGTCCAGGGAATGTTGGCTGAAGTCACGATGAAATGGGACGAGTCGAACGGAAAACGTGAGAGCAAGCGGAAGTCTCGCCAGAAGCCAGACATTTGGGCGATCGAGCGCCGCAAGCCCATTTTGGCCGAACTGATTCGTGAGACGAGGCCCGCCGACGTCAGAACACCCAGTTGGCTCATGATCGCGGTGATCGTCCTCGTCGCGATCTTGCTGGCGACACTCGGCCAGTTCGTCTCTTGA
- the msrA gene encoding peptide-methionine (S)-S-oxide reductase MsrA has protein sequence MATEKATFGAGCFWGVEDAFRKTDGVVSTRVGYAGGESENPTYKQVCSGSTGHAEVTEVEFDPEIASYEHLLDVFWKIHDPTQLNRQGPDYGSQYRSVIFGHDEGQLEAARTSMAVQNESGRHRRQIVTLIEPAPTFYPAEDYHQQYFEKTGRSGCHI, from the coding sequence ATGGCAACTGAAAAAGCAACGTTTGGCGCGGGCTGTTTCTGGGGGGTTGAAGATGCGTTCCGCAAAACGGATGGCGTCGTCTCGACACGCGTCGGCTATGCCGGTGGGGAGTCGGAGAACCCGACATATAAGCAGGTCTGCTCCGGCAGCACCGGCCACGCCGAAGTGACCGAGGTCGAATTCGATCCGGAGATCGCCAGCTACGAGCATTTGCTGGACGTCTTCTGGAAGATTCATGACCCGACACAACTGAATCGGCAGGGACCCGATTACGGCTCTCAATACCGGTCGGTGATCTTCGGGCACGACGAGGGGCAACTCGAAGCGGCCCGGACGTCGATGGCGGTGCAAAACGAATCGGGTCGGCACCGACGACAGATCGTCACGCTGATCGAACCGGCTCCGACGTTCTACCCGGCCGAAGACTACCACCAGCAATACTTCGAGAAGACCGGCCGCAGCGGCTGCCACATCTAA